GTGGTAAtattgaaagagaaggaaaatttttattggagattttttttgTCTGGCAAAAAATACCATTTCAGACACCACAAATTATATTCTCATTTAAAGACATCACTACTTATGTTAAAGGCATAGGGAAAAGGGCAGAGAGGGGTGGCAGAAATGGAACGGAGGTTTCACGGAGGCTTCAGAGAGCAGAACTGGGGTTGAGCGTCCTTCATCTATAGAGAACATCGTAATGTTCAAGACAACtagattttataataaataagagCACAAGAGGTAACACAagcttggaaaaagaaaacaaatatataaagacaCAGAAGAAACAAGAGAGTTCTGTTTATTTGCATCTCCCTAGGAATTAAAAAACGATTTTTAAATGCCTGCAGCACTGCACACATAGCTCACAGACATCACATCTACAAAAATAATCTCTCAGTTGTATAAATATGCAGCACTTTAAAAGTCGTTATTTATCATCACTTTCAGaaagtttttttcaaaaatattgaaCTATAGAGCTCcacatttttcatatttgttagaTGTTTTAAAACTCCATGAGAGGCTCAATACATTTGTTCAGACAGTCGAGTTCTTCATTGGGTTCTGGGTAAAAGTTCCCACCCCTGGCCACATTGATTCAGTCTCTTTCAGGGGATTGAGCAGATCACCTCATTTCTAGTCCCACAGACCCAAGGTCAAGGAGGAGGTGTGCATTTATATCATCCACGGATCACTGTCACACTTGCGGCCATTTAAATATCTGCATCTAGAGCTGGGGAAATGAAGGCATCCATGAGgacacattattttcaaattaaagatTATAAGAGCACAAATCGACAGGGCATACTAAACACATAGAACTACAACAGCAAATGAAAGATCCGAAGTAGAAAAGATTGTCTTCATTCCAATATCGATACAAACTCTATTTACTAAGGTAGCTGCTTTTAAAGCCATCACAGTACCTCCAGCTGCCTGCTTTTAGACTTTCCCGGTGACCCAAGAGCACTGTCTGCCCAGAGCTGTTTCCACTTGCCTCAGGGTGACTACTGAGAACTAATGATTAAATTGCCCAATCACAGGATATAAATGACTGCAAATTGTTCTACCCTAATAGATTATGAAGATAATCAGTGCTGGAAATAGGCATATGAAgtgatttaagaaaataaaaccttaaaatcatAATGGCACTTCTGAAATTCTTTGGGggggattatttaaaaatacttcaagtCCTTTATACTGGcctggagggagaaacagaacattaaaaacatCATTTAAGAAAACCTAGACAAgaacaaaatcaataataaacaAGTAAGAAACAGAACTACAAAGTCAGGTTGGGCAGCAAAAGGTTTTAGAGTCaaataaaggaaagagagaaaaacaattcaCAAAATTTGCCATCAttggcagggagatggggagaaattaaatacatattcAAGTCTTTCCGAAGGTCTTTTGGAGACAACTGAAAGCATTTAAACTCTCTTTGGCCAATCTGGTCTATATCAGGAGACAGTGTCTTTGAGCTTGGAGACGATCTTCTTGTCTTTCACTCTTCGGTTCTGAAACCAAATGGTCACTTGTCTCTCGGATAGGTTCGTGGCAGCCGAGATCCGCCGCCGCTTGTCCTTGTTAATGAACTTGTTAATGGCATACTCGTTCTCCAGTTCTTTGAGCTGCAGTTTGGTGTAGGgcaccctcttcttcctcccccgaCGGTAGACACACATATCTGGCTGATTTAGAGCCACATCCCCTGGTGTAAAAAACAGCATGAAAAAAATTAGACCAGGGATTCTGGAGCACCCCTGGgggctgtgtgtgtatgtttggaaGGGGTCtgggaaataaagaaaaccaggctgtttgcattttattattatttacacaGACATGTTATTTACACATTATTAAAGAAAGATATTTACACTTCAAAGTGAAGGCCATTTGATGGACCATCATGGTTTCTCAAACCATCATCTTAACAAGCCTTCAATTTTATGGCATTGTTATTGGGGACAGTTATAAGGACAGTTTCTGCAAATGTCCGTtgcacacatacaaacatacacagacctaaaaaaaaaaaaaatccagggtttTTGTTCAAGCTTTGATTTCTTGTGTTCCTGTGTTTGGAGTTTGTGAGCTGTTAGAAGCTTTAGTGGTGACCCTGGGAGAGTCATATCCTTCAAAAGTGGGACCCAACTGTTTGACACTTCTTCGGGGAGGAGGAGCCAAGGCCTGAGCAAAGGGAACGCAAAGACCCTCAACTGTGGGTCTTTGCCTATGCTGGcacatgagaaagaaaagggtTGTGAGGGGGACCGTttaaatcaaaggagaaatttaCAAATTTCAGGCAAACCACAGGAACTGTTTCATCAGGTTAACCTTGGCTGGGCAAGGGGCACAAGTGCAGCTTCCAAGAAGGGACCTACATGCCTggtgctttctttcccttctctctctcttccctccccccactccttcccttatGGCTTCCCCGtccacaccccccccacacacacaccccgccccaTCCCATCACTCCTACCTGGAAAGGATGATTTCCAAAAGTGGGAGCCCTGTGGCTGATCCTTGGCGCAGTACACCTGGCTGTTCCACCCGTTGGCCAGCGTCCAGGACTGGTAGCCCTCCATGGAGATGTACGCCTCATGCCGAGGCTCCCCGGAACCGAAGGTAGACACCATGTCGATGTAGCCAGGCACATGCTGATAGGGGCTCGTGTAGCCCTGGTAGAAGGACACCTCTTTGGCTCTGGCAGGCACCTCGTTGGCTGGTACGCTGCTGCTTGCCAGGCCCGACACGTCCATGTACTTCTCCACCGGGAAGCCTCCCAGCGAGGCGTGCGGCGACGACTTGAGAGCGTTTTGCTGCAAGCCCACGCCGTGTGACATGCGGCAGCTGTAGTAGCCGTTGCCGAAGTGGTAGCCGTAGCCCAGAGCTGGGGCGCCCGGCGGCGCTGTAGCTGCCGCGCCGGGCGCCGGACACTCTTTGGCCGAGGGAGCCTCCGGACGCGCTGCGACCACAGCCGAAGATGACGACGACGCCGCGGAGCCCGCACGCTCAGAGGTCCCGGGGTATGCGAAGCCcgaggccgccgccgccgccgccgccgccgccgccgccgcagccgctgCGCGCCCGGAGTGTGTCCCGGCGAATACTGGCGCCGAGAGGAAGCCGCGACACTGGcccggcgccgccgccgccgccacagacgaggaggaggaggaggctggggccgCTCCGGCGGCCCCACTGTCCGCCCGCAGCCCGTCCATGTCCCAGCTCCCGGCGCGGCTCATGGCCCGGCCTGGCCCGGCcctggccccggccccggccccgcgcaGGACACCATGGCGCGGCgcgcttcctccctcctctcctttctctctcgttctctcgCTCCCGCCCTCTTCCTctcgccctctctccctctgcgagcctcccgcctcccgcccgcccgccctccaACAGGTTAGCTCATCGCGGGACGTTTATAAAAACGAAGTTCAGGTTGGGAGGGGGCCTGGGCCGGTCGGggggcctcctccctccccgaGGGCTCCCTCTCGGGGCCGCGCCATTGGCTGCGCGGGGCcacgtgggggtgggggcgcgggAGAGCCTGGCTCCTGGCCGGGACCCCTCTGGACCCACCCACCCGGGCCCCTACCTCTTCCCAGCCCCTAGTGCAGCCCACcgccccttcctgccctcccccggACCCAGGCGTTTGCGCCGCAGCCAACCCCCACGAGTTGATTGCGCGACCGCCCATCCTAGGCCCTGTCTGCGACTGAGACGGGCGCCGAGGCCTGCGCCTTGTTTGGGCCACGGCTGGTTTTGCCACCTCTCCTCGGGTCCGAGCTGCACAGCTCAACGAAGGCGAAGGACAGAGATGGCCAGAATGATGTGAAAACAGATTGCTTTTGGATCCCGTTGCTTAATCCCTTGGATTAGTTGACCTAGACCCCAAGCCCGAGGAAGTCTATTTTCCCTACCTTGAACAACCGCCACGGGCATTTCACGCAGGTTATCCTAAGGGATCCTCCGAATTAAGACTAATTGGAGCAGGTCCTCGCTAAACACACACATCCAGTCCACCAGGAAAATGCCCACGAAGCGCCCTTAGGGACGGGACAAAGACTTACAAGTAAGTCAAGCAGCAGAAAAGACTTCCACAACGCGGCGAACCTGACGATCTGACCCACCGAGAAAACTCCTGTTGCCTGATCCTCCACACTGTTCGCCTTTACACTCAGGCCAACCGGGAATCACTTCTCGATCTGGCCTCCCCAGCCTCAGCGCAGATTCCCCTGGTCAGCAGAAACACCCTGCAGAGGGCACCTGGAGAAAGCCACTCTGCTGCCCGCCCGGAAACTTCTGCGCCTCCCCTGCAGCCCGACTCCCTCCTGCATTTTGCAgccaccacccacccccgcccATTACTCACACCAATTAATTGAAAACTTCACTTTCCCAGGGACctttgtttcactttcttttccaaGCTGCCAACTGCAGAGAACTGAGAGGGGCAAATTAAgagggtgttgttttttttttttttccaagccaaGTTGAGGCTCCAGATAAGAGCAGCCCTGAACAACTGGGTCTGGCCTTCAGGGGAGAGAGTGGGCTCCTGGTGTCAGCCATCACAGCCCTGACCCGACTCATCCCTTTGCACCATTTCTCTGCTATGGAGCCCCAGCCCACCACCACCCATCTTagtcactggggggggggggtgttggtggtggtggtggtggtggtggtggtggacagCTGGTGTGTCTCCTGGGGTAAATTTAAGGGTCCCCCTTAGGAGCAATATTTGATCTGAGCAGTTAAAGCTTCTGGGGTGGGTGCAGAAGCCCTCAGAGTGAGCCTGTTTGGTTCTGCAGTGTTAACTCCCCAGGCCAGCCCATCTCCAAGAAAATCGCGCCCATGAGCCTGTGACTGATGAAGCCAGCTTGTCACCCAGCCCTGCCATTCCTGGACCCAAGACGCGACTGGATGGGGCgagtaaaaaaaaaagccaaggaggccctcctgggcctggcctggcatTGCAGGGTGGGCTGCTGGTGTCGGGAGTGTTGACACGCAAAACCCAGTAACCATAAAAGGCTCAAATAAAGGGGAAAGTTATGAGAGGGGCGCTGGAAAGGAAAAGCAGGGGAATTTGACCTTTTTGAAGTCCTAGATGTGTTCATGATCAAATCTGAGTCAGAGGGGCTTGAGCCTTTGCAGAAAATCATAGGGAATACAAGTTTTCTGGTGCGAACAATTTTGGTTACTTGAAAAATGGAGGCAAAAGTTAGTAACGGAAGCTGAATCAGCGTTTTAAAAACACCAGCCCGTGCTAGGTGACAGAGGTTGCTGATTTTTTGGAAGAGTCTGGCGGGGTCCTCCTCACCCAGCAATTTCGGTACCAAACCAGGTGTGGAATATCAACCCCAAactctcttatttttcctttgtctccCTTGCTTTTtctcagagagggagaacagagtTAAACATTTTCCTCCCATGATCTCAAAAAGCAAATTTGCTGAAATAATTTCTAAGGCATAACTGGAACCAATGgactttcagtcttttaaaactaaatatcCCTGTGATTCCTCCCCCCATACCAGAGATTTCTGTGCCACATTctaatggataaatacattttaatagtcaattatatgtcaaaatacgaagaaaatgaaattcagcTAGGAAGGAAGAATTTCTCAAGTTTTGCCGATTTGAGACAGCCCTTCAATTTTGGCTGAATTTTCCATGCAGCAAATTAAGTTCTGCAGGGCTGAGAGGAAAGTCTGAATTCATGACCTGGTTGAAAGACACTTCTCAATCATGGCTCTACCTCCAGTTGCCCTGTGGGACCTTCACAGGACTCGGGGTTTCTCTGTCCATCCTAGTGGATATTGGGACTCGGGAGGTTTTAAACAATAAGGAGTATTGCCTCTTGCTATTCTGCTGCCGAATCTACTTCCAGTACAGCCTTCAAGGTCCTGGACCTGGGGGAGGGAATTCCCCTTAGAAAGGAGGCTCCAACTGGACCCTGTGAGAGCCCTTAAACCCAGCACCCCAGGGCAGCGGCTGCTATTGGATCATAGGGCTGCGGATGAGTACCAGGCAAAGTCAGGGTTGCTCTGTTTATGAACTAATAAGACGCATAATTTACAAGCCAGGGTGGTAGGTAGTAGAGGAATTTTGAGGCTGAATTTGCGGAAACATTTCATTTAGTCTGTGTACCCTGTGTCCGAGTTGATTTTAGGTTTAAGCTCAATGGAAATACTTTCCTTTAATTGGTCAGGAGCACAGATTGAaccctgtgtatgtgtgtgggtgtattaTGCTGGGACTTTAACAACAGACATAAACTTtgttaaatgaaaatcttttgcaGCCAGACAGAAATGCCTCCAAACACTGACGTGTTATTCAGTGAAACCAGTTTTGTCACATTTCCAGATTTGGGAGAGAACCCCTCATTGTCCAAAGTCTTATTGAgaagggggggcagggagagggagggggggagagagatcATCTCTGTCCTCCTTTCCCACCACTCACTcgttctcctttctcctctctccataGGCACCCTTTCTGGGAATCAATAATGTTCTGAAAATCACACCCTCTCTTGTCCTCCTTGTAGACGATCTTTCAAATCATGTCCTTGTCCTGGGTTGGGGAATGGGTGGATGAAGTCTGAGATTTAGACTCACTGAAGAACAGAAGTTCCTCTGCTTGCCAAAACAGTGAGCTCAATTAACCCCATAATCAGTGGCCATTAGCACCAGACAACAATTACCGGCTCCTATCAGAGTGGGGTACTTGGAATTCCTTTGAAAGTCTTTTCCTTGATGGAAAAGAAGTGCACCACGAAGTGCAGGACACCCCCCTAATTAACTTGTAAGAAGCCAAAAATTAAGTGTAGAAATAAAGTCTTCATTCCAGAATAAAGTCTTAAATCCAGCAGGACTGGCTGGACCGTGTTCTTAACCAAATCTGTGTCCTGCCAACTTTGAATCTAATTTCTCTCTGTAGGCAATACCCAGTTTCATTCAGGTTGgaaatatatattaagaaaaataaaaataacatcctAGGGTAAAGAGAGGGGTCTCTAGCAAAAGCCAGACAGTGGAATCCTCAGTTTGGTCACTTTCTATGTCTGAGATGTATTCCATTTGGATTTTAAAACACAGTTAGGCTTTATCAAATGTAAATTGTttgcagcaacaacaaaacactctCTAAACCCAAAGTGCTATTTGGTGAATCTAGGTTggcctcccacagagcagagggCTCTTGTTAGGATGGAGAAAACTCCAGTCCTGGAAGGAATGAAACACAGCAAGAGTCTTCCCTCTTAGAGAAGCACTAACCTTGCTGAGAAGGGGGTGCTGGAGGGTGGGCCCAGAGCTGGAGGATATCAGTAACTTGTTGccctcccacctgccctccagGAAGCAAAAGCTGGGACTGCAAACAGTTTTCTGCTATTTTGCCTGGTGTCTCAAGGCCTGGGGTTTTCCTCCTATGCACTTCTCTAGCAAGGTCATTGTTAGCTGGAGTCCAGCAAGTGCTCGCTCTGTTGACctttggaaatgaaagaaagttaatgtcctcttctccccaccttcTCTCAATCCCTTTtcctctcgccctctctctgtctctctccattccCCAGAGCCCTTGGTCTCTATGAGGAATCCGCGCGTGGACACCAGCAGGGAGAAAAGATGAAGATTAAGGAAATGCCTAACCAAGAAGGTGGGCCGTGGGGGGATAGGacgtggggtgggtgggtggcggCGCAAAGGGAGTGAGGTGGAGAAGCAAGTGGTCAGGCTTGCTTTCCCCGCCGGGCAGCGCGCAGTTCCTCAGGCCTGGCGCTAGATGTCTCTGCAAGTTTTCCCGTGGCGTCTGAGGGCGCTCAAGCTTCAGGCAGGCAGCGggtctgggtagccccagagccCGGGAGaaagtacccccccccccacctcctcacccAGGGCAGTCCCTCGTCGGGTGCGCAACTGTAGCGGGAAGGACGAGAACTAGAAGCAGCCAGAGGGACTAAGAGACAGCGCAAGGACTGCCCGCCTAGAGATGGCCCCAAAAAGATGCCAGGAGGGAGTCAGGCCTGAGTCGCCAAAGCGGCGACTCTTTCCCTTATAAACCGAAACCTCCAAGCCATAAGCCGTGGGGACTGTATTTAACTTAAAGAAAGTGCACCAGGGGTTCGAAGCCTAGGTTTTAGCGATTCTGCTGTCCCTCTAAACCCAGGCGGCCCCAGTCCTCGAGCGAGCTTGCTTCCGGATGCGGGCCCGCGCGGGTTTGGGGCCCGCCTAGCCCAGACCCTACCGCGCGGAAGACCGCAGCCAGGCCCCGGGAGTACGCGGGGGCTCCGTTGCAACTCCGGCTTTACCCGCGCCCCTCCGCCCGGGCAGCCTGGACACATTTATATTACCTTCAGTCCAAGGCCAAAAGTGTTTACCGCTTCACCTCGGAGGACCAGCTGCTGCTCAAGAAACAAGTATTTAGTCTGGAGGCCCAACCTGCCCCTCCAAATTaaatgaacaagtaaataaataagacctcCTTCATGTAATTCCTCCTTTGGACCAAAACCCGTTTTTCAGTCCATTTGGAGAAAGGCGGTCCCACACCCTCACCCCCAATGCACCttaaaaattcttgacaaaaCACGGGGGCATGGGCTGGACTCTTGTCTTATTTTATTGAGTAAGTCCTATATTTTGGTGGTGAGGAGAAGGTCTCAATATGGCCCAGAGGTTACGATAAAAACTGGGAGCATCTGACTGGTCGTTCTCAGTTTCAGCCTCCACCGTCTGGGAGAAGTGCAAGGTTTGGGTATTTCATTAATAAACATTAACAGAACTGTTTGTTAATCTTTTTCACTATCTGCTATACAGGCTCAGTGTTTTGGAGGTAGGCCTGTATTTCAAGAAGATGTatgcaaaagtgaaaaaaaatcaattaaaaatgctGCCCCAAAGCTTTTAAGAACCTTATAACTTGGATATTTTCAGAGATAAGTTTAAATCAGCAAGTCCTTCAACCTCTCTGTGTGGAAGGAGTCCATCTCTGTAAAAGGGATAATAGAATCCATCtctagctttgcgcagtggcagtatcgtagccaatgaggtttatccgaggcgcgattattgctaatagAATCCATCTCTAGAGTTGCTTCGAGCTTTAAaggagataatatatgtaaaaaacaCTTGTAATTTTAGAGTAAAAGCTAAATAAAAGTTCACCAACATTACTAGACTAGtagatgtggaatctaaaattaAGCAAGGGACATTAAATATTGTTATGGGATATTCACCGTCTCTGGTGAAATATTGTCTGCTAAACGCagtttaatgaaaaattataggTGTCTTTTACTGTGAGTAATTTCCCTGACGTGTTTTCCAATGTACCTTTTATAATTAACGTGCTAGAATACGAAATATTAGTGTTATTTAAAAGGTGCAAAATAGTTTTCAAAACCACTAATGAATGAAGTTGTCGCCTGGAAATGGTGTTTTACCTTTTCAACAGACTGAGGTCCGGTTTGGCGCAGGCTTTGGGACCAGAGGCGTCAGGtcccagaggaagggaagaaaggaagaagcgTGGAGTGAAGGAGGAAGGGGTTGCCGTCGGCACCTCAGCCCCCAGCTGCGGCTTCTGCGATTCAAAGTAGCTCACAGCTGCCGAAACCGCGAATAAAACAGACGGGGGCGCCAAACGACAGCAATAAAGGCATCTGTGACTTCCGCCTGGGTCGCGCCCGGGCCTATCCCAACCCCCGCCAGGGCCTCGGCCACCCACGAACCCGAGCCTGGACCGAAGTGTCCCATTCAGTTCCCTAAGCAAGTGGGACTGGGCTGGGGGAGGACccttcccaggttcctggggcAGCGACTTCTCTTTGCCCGGGGACCCTACCGGGGGTGGTAGAGCTGCGGGCATAGACTGTGGAGCTAGGAGGGAGCGGTGGGGGCACTCGCAAGGCTAATCTTTGAACGCCTTAAGGGCTAGAAAGCCGCCTCAGGGAGGGCTCATAGTGCTCAGAGTCGAGTGGCCTCTGGGACAGGGTGGGAGGTGGACGCCGAGGCCGGTGCTCTTCCGGGTTCCCGACACCCACTCCacgtccctcctccccccaccacctctccaGCCACCGCGGCGTGTCTCTCCAGCTTTGCATTTCTCACCTTGGGGGAGAATTCCGTTTATTACCTAAAGAGGTGGATTTGATTTTCTAAGCAAAGCTCACGTTGTTGAAATAAGTTGGCGCCGAGGGGAACTGGAGAGAAACTTTTGGCATTGACtatgtgtataaatgtatataaatatacttaacacCTCGTCTCTCCTTACATTCCTGACGCGCCCCCAACGGGTTCAAGGTTAAAAGGAAAGCGCCAACGGAGAGATGGGCAAATAGATTCTGGGTTTGCCCCTAACACACCCCAACGTGCTGGGTGTGgcggcagggaggaaggggggctGGGTTGGGGTCTGAGTTGGCGCTGAGGGGAGGATGCAGGACCCGCGCCCAGCGCCCAGATTGCCAGGGTCTCTCGGCCTCTTCGGAAGCTCGAAGGCCGACCTCCGTGTCCCGTCCATATCTTATCGTGTCCCTGCCTGTGACCAGGGATCTCTCCTATTTTGCTGCTGGCTGGCGGACCCGCACAGTGCTTCGGGGGCCCGGACAGGGTGGGGCGCAAGCGCGGGAGGAGATGTGCAACGGCCTTGAGTGAAGATTGATCTTCGTTAAAATGGTTGCCACCGGCGTCATTATGACCATCAAAGTTATCGCCAAGAGGCTCAGCCTCCAAGCTCAGGCCACAGTAAGCAGCAGCAAGGCTGGTACGAGACTCTCCGCGCCCAGACTCAGCACCGGGCATACTCAGGGCCACAGGTAAGAGGTTGGGTTGGggtaggagaaggagagaagaaagaagagcagagTGGAAAAGGGAGGGCAGCGGATGGAAAGGGAAAGAGGCTAaatcccttctttcctcctttgaccTAGAAATTCGGCAACTTTGccacaaataattcaatttgAGTAGGGAGGGGGAAAGCTGGCAACGTAAAAAGTGGATCTGGGGCAGCCCATATGGCGTTGTAAATCGCGACTGTGTTTAAAGTTAGCTGTCGAATTCTACTATGAAATCGTCCAGCCGAGTTCATTTCCCCCAGGGAAAATGCGTAGGCGAGAAGCCTATCCATCAGCAgggttataaaagtaaaaaacccAGGACTTCAAGTTCAGAACTCACTCTGCAAACGGTGTTAAAAAATCAGAGAGGACCTAATGATTTCCGTTTGGAGGCGCGGGTCCAACGCACCTCCCCAGCCACGTAGCACTGAAGTGCTTTCAAAACTCTACgatatttcctttccctttctctctctctctctgtctctcagctggggtgggaggagagcagccagactgaggcgaagaagtggggagagagaaaactCGGCGccttatttgttaaataaaatacatatttggttCTGAAATTCAAAAGATAAGTAATCCAGACAGGAGCGCAAGGTCTCCTTACGCAACTCTTCCTACATCCTCCCTCTGGTCCCCTCCCTTACCCCTCCCGCTTGTAAAtgttaaaaagggggggggggcttcccgACGATCTACTCTGGAAAATCAAAGCATTA
Above is a genomic segment from Mustela lutreola isolate mMusLut2 chromosome 3, mMusLut2.pri, whole genome shotgun sequence containing:
- the HOXD13 gene encoding homeobox protein Hox-D13, with the protein product MSRAGSWDMDGLRADSGAAGAAPASSSSSSVAAAAAPGQCRGFLSAPVFAGTHSGRAAAAAAAAAAAAAAASGFAYPGTSERAGSAASSSSSAVVAARPEAPSAKECPAPGAAATAPPGAPALGYGYHFGNGYYSCRMSHGVGLQQNALKSSPHASLGGFPVEKYMDVSGLASSSVPANEVPARAKEVSFYQGYTSPYQHVPGYIDMVSTFGSGEPRHEAYISMEGYQSWTLANGWNSQVYCAKDQPQGSHFWKSSFPGDVALNQPDMCVYRRGRKKRVPYTKLQLKELENEYAINKFINKDKRRRISAATNLSERQVTIWFQNRRVKDKKIVSKLKDTVS